A region of the Triticum urartu cultivar G1812 unplaced genomic scaffold, Tu2.1 TuUngrouped_contig_6954, whole genome shotgun sequence genome:
ACTTCCCTAACGGCGAAAACTCCGGATGCGCCGACTTCGTTTCCCTCTCTCTTTCCTGTTTCCGTGCCGACGACAAGAAGCCCGTGGAAGCCAAGTTCGTTTTCACCTTTGTCGACCAGGCTGAGAAGCAGAATCCACTCTACCTTCGTCAGGAGGAACCGTGCATCTTCGCTGGCTCCTCTTGGGGAAGCAACAGGTTTATCACAATAGATGCCCTTGAACAATCGGCGGATCTCAAGGATGATTGTTTCACCATCCGGTGCGACGTTATGGTCTGCAACAACGCCGAGGTGGTGCTCCCGCCTAACATCATGTGCCAACACTTTGACCATCTCCTTCAGACCGGGGTGGGCGCCGATGTGGAATTCGAGGTCGCCGGCGAGACGCTGGCTGCACACCGGTGTGTGCTCGCTGCCCGATCCAAGGTCTTCATGTCACAGCTCTTTGGCCACATGAAGGAGGGCACCACTAAGGCCGCTGTCATACGCATCAAAGACATGGAAGCAACAGTGTTCAGGGATTTGCTCAGCTTCATCTACACGGACTCATTCCCTGATATGGAGGATGatgatgccatggaggaggacaAAATGTCACAAGTTGTGGAGCAAGGACAAGAAAAAGAGACGACATTATTAGAGGATGAAATGCGGCTGCAATGGCTGCAAAACTTGTTTGCAGCGGCAGACAGATATGATGTCCAACGACTCAAGTTCATCTGTGAAAGGCAGTTGTCTCAACACATAGGTGTGAGTCCGGTCAT
Encoded here:
- the LOC125531313 gene encoding BTB/POZ and MATH domain-containing protein 1-like, which translates into the protein MSSFAGVSVLADGELCPATASPVDTGNNCGYHLLVVHDYSRTKKVTPTGDSISSRIFMVGGHGWYIDYFPNGENSGCADFVSLSLSCFRADDKKPVEAKFVFTFVDQAEKQNPLYLRQEEPCIFAGSSWGSNRFITIDALEQSADLKDDCFTIRCDVMVCNNAEVVLPPNIMCQHFDHLLQTGVGADVEFEVAGETLAAHRCVLAARSKVFMSQLFGHMKEGTTKAAVIRIKDMEATVFRDLLSFIYTDSFPDMEDDDAMEEDKMSQVVEQGQEKETTLLEDEMRLQWLQNLFAAADRYDVQRLKFICERQLSQHIGVSPVMSTLFD